One Channa argus isolate prfri chromosome 17, Channa argus male v1.0, whole genome shotgun sequence genomic window, AATGCTGGCCTGCTGAGGGACCTCAAGTCACAAGAATGAGCTGCTGCAGTATTAACTTGGCTTCTCCATACTCATGTTGTTAACAGACAGAGCAGATTTGGTGTGGATGGGATTCTCAGTGGTGAAACCATAACCTCAATAAAATAATCTGACGCGTGCATGTGGGGGTCAGCACATAACAGTCCACAGTCCGCGTAAGGACAGACTCTTCAGCCATGACAGTTTGAGATACTGCATGTTTGGGGACAACTTTTATGAGGACGTGGACATTTGGTCTGCAGCTCCAGCATGTCAAAGCAGCCCAAAAACGTAGTAAACGGGGGATGGTAATGTAGATGGAAGACATGAATATGTGGGCATTAATCTAAAGCAAAATGGAAATGGAGATAGTTGTTGTTACGTTGTTGTTCGACACATGGccacaaaaaaagacacttgATGAGCAAACATACCAGCTGCTATTATACATGGGATATTGAATTTGAGTCCAAATGTGCAGCTAATGTTAACTGTGTGACTTGGCTGCCTACTCTCCTGGCTAAGGCTAACATTAGCCAGAAGAAGGTGTGTCCGTTTTGCTGCGCAGCAATGCTAACCACTCTGGCTAACGGGAGCCATACTGACTGACAGGTCGGTTCTGACAGAAAGGCAATTAACAACTCCGGCCAAGCCTTGCAGTCTGACGGCAACACTTTATAAACTGGCCCCCGCGGACGCTAGCTTACCTGCAGGACAACTTCGCTGGGTAGCTGGGCCGCCCGGAAAAGGTCAAGAACTCTCCCATTGGAAGCCACTTTCTTAGTGTTGTCCGTGTCGCAGTACGCGAACAAATCCGAGTAATATTTCTGCTCAACATCACTCAACGTTAGACTTTCCATCGTAGTACCAGTCGGACCCGAAAACCAGACTAGTTTGGCTGTTGATTAGCCCTTAGCCAATGGCTGGGGCAGGATCCAAAGATGGGCGAGACTTCAGTAGTCCCAACTTAGCTAGCGTTAATGCACAAGCTAACGTTGAGGTTAGCAGTATTAATGTTCCCAACGCGCTGGTTGTCGTCTGGTTCCACTGTCGGTAACAGCCCCCCAATTTTACCTGTTGACAAAGATAAACGAGCAACAGTCGGTGATTGAAATAAGGGCTGCTTTCATGCAGTTATTCACTTGGTTAAGTTGTTGGGCCAGTCAAGCCGAAGTAGCCAACAGCTGGCTAGTAGAGCAGCGAGCTAACAGCCTCCTTAAATCAAAGTCAGTAGCACTAACGGTAAGCTAACTAGCAAGTCGCAAAGTGCGTCCACTTCCTCAGCCCGAACATCTACCGCGTTAATCTCACGCTACAGTACTTCTTCCCGTGTAATCCGTTACTGGCTGCCGTTTCTGCGTTTCTCTAGAAACAAATTCCTGTGCGGGGCCGTTAGAAGTAAAGTTTCAGGGTCTTTGGGTTCCTTCCTCTAGTATTCATAGCCGCCATTCCTACCCACCAGTGTCAAGCCACTCAGGGTTAGCAGTTGACTTCCTGTATGGTTTTTCCAAATTAAGAGAAGCGCTGACACATACTTAACACCTGCTCAGAACCAAGGCTGGTTTATCACCATGCAACTAACCGGGACCATCCGTGAAAATACCTGCTTCTTACCTCCAAGCCACATATGCAACTTGGATCTTCATTAGCTCATACAATTCCAAAGGTTTAAGGCACCAATGCTGGTGGTACCAGCATGGAACTCAGCAATTACAAATACCATttcaataattacattatattaTCAGTGACAAGCATAATGCCTAAATATAGTTTGGTTCTCGAAACAAACACATCTATGCAAATATCACAATTTCTTAAATGTAAATTGCATCAAACTACCTTATGTAATGAGAAATATTTGCCCTACTGCCCTCTTGGACGTTGTCCAGCCGTACTCAGGAGCAAGTTGTATTAACTACTACTTTCAGAGGGTTTTTTCTACAGCtaaaatgtgagtgtgattgtggtCAGAATTGGATTGGAGCAACTGGGCAAAGTCAGCATTTGCCTTACAAAGTCCAAATGCTTTATATTTGTTATACAAATACTTTTGCCCCcttaaagcagcagcaggactgGATTCCCAAAGCACGAAACAGCTCCTTGCAAATGAACTCCAGGAAGCCAAAGCTCCAGGTGAAATGTGTGTCAACAGGTTTGTATTAATTTAACTGAAAGTCTAAGTAGAAGCACAATGTCAACTGAGAGAGGACCTTCGtttatgtcatattttatcTCATCTTTATGCTCAGGCTTTAGAATTCTTATTTTCAAGTCTTGCAatctaaacttttaaatgttgctttaaaaaaattgtattatGATGAAATTACAGCACATGAAATTCGAGACGACACACACTTAGTACAAATAACGTTAtgtgataataaaaaatgtctttcttccTACATTCTTATGTCTCGTTATACCAACCATTTAAATTCTTTACGTTATATCAGCAACCCTCACGGAGCAAATAAAGCCATTCCAGGATGCTTTTGTTCTGAAGAGAAACTTCCGGGCTTTATCTTGCGTGAATTGCGACAGTTTGTTGTTTCGCTACGTCACTGCGCTACGGTCCCCGGTCAGCGCGAGTTTTCTTGGCCTGTGGGGACCCGGAtgatttctttcaaaataaaagattcaGTCCTCCCATGACATTTGGGAGGATTAGTGTACAGAGAATAACAGCGACTTCATGGACAGTGTCCTCTGTCAGACTTATTGCAGAGTGTCCTTCAGAATTACTGCAGGGCACTCACTCTTGCAAAATAATGTTGTAATAAATAAGTAAAGATTAGATAACTTCATAATTCAATATCAATTACTTTTCATATATACAAAGATCCCAAACCGCGTCTTTTCTACTTATTCATAGATAAACTAAACTATATTACGCTTATGTCATACCACAAACATAAAAGCATTCcaaaatacacaacacacaattaTGCAAACCATctcttctgttcttcttttcttttcggctcttccctttcaggggtcgccacagcaaatcgtGCCTCCATGTAACctgtcctctgcttcctcttctctaacaccaactaacttcatgtcctctcagctccaacctcagcatccttctaccgatattaTCGCCCAAACCATAAAACCatctaaatacaaataaagtgtCAGTGGTCTACCACTCAACAAACAGCCTCATGGAATGTGCTTCTTTAAGACTGCTCACTTTTAAAAGCTCCTGCCTGTGGACAGTACCTCAGAGAAGGAGCCACTGGGTGGAAACGATTTCTTTTTGACCCTCGTTCCtcacacttttaaaacaatgtgttcAGGTTTTATTTGACAGAGAGACCCTCTTCAAGACAGGGTGTTAAGTTAAGGTAATAGCAGGACACATTTTACACCCCTCACACACTACAGCTCTGGGAACACATGGCAGATATGTCCATTTCCCCAGGTGGTGATGTAGGCTGAGTGGATAAAAAGGAAGGAGGGCAAagggaaaggagagaaagacatGAGAGGAAGAAGGGATGAAAAGGAGCATGGAACAGTAAAATGGGAAATGGTGTCTTAGTTGCAGTTTTTACTCgtttacattaaaacatctACATGatttcacacatgtacacatatgcacagatcagccataaaaatgtgttgtgggGAAAAAACTTCAATCGACCACAATCAACAGGTGCCAGAGCACAGTACATGAATCAAAACATGCAGGACACGTGTGTTCTTTGTGACTTTACATGAGGTAGAAAAGAAGCGAAGGTACCCTCTCCCTTTACCATGCCACATATGGGTCTGTCAAAGGGAAAGTTTCACGTTGTATCACAATGGAGTCAGATGGGCTTTTATGGTGCCTTCAAGGATTATTGGAAATTTAGCCATCTATATTCTTGTCTTCCCTGACAATTTATGGGAATGTTTGAAAAGGCAAGTCCACACTTGAATACATCTGTTATCTGCCACGTAAGTTTTATATCGATGTTTGCTTGTGAGCGACACACACTCATATTCCGTACTTAAGTTTAAACAATCATGCTGCAGAGTAAAattccatccattcattacTGCAATTTGGTAGAAGTAAAGTAGTATTTCTATGttcaaaatgtaatacaaaaatACGATCACTACTATTAGTGATGTTGTAAGCAGTTTGACAGACTGAAGaactttttaaatctgttcagCCTGTAAACATTCACTTTGAATAgctaatatttattaatatcaaTAGTTAATATCAACTTACCattatattttgctgtttgaCTCATTTGATTAATAAATGGTAGTTATTAACTCTTTTTATACATAAGGGGGTATAATTGGTATTTCTTACTATGAACAAACATTAATAACATTAGAAATAACGCACAGTTTATTATCTCCTAAAAGTGGGGGGGTTTGATTTGATTCAAGTGCAGCAAACGTGTCGTAGTCTCTAAAAAGGGTCTTCGGTATATCCGCACACCTGGAAACACAGAAATAGGCAAGTTTCTGCTGCTGCCCTAAAGGACTGAGGTGGAACTTTCCGGGCAGACCCTAAACTCAGCAGCGTTATCCGCCGGTTGGTCCCGACTCACAAAAAAGTCTCCCGTTAACCTCTTTCAAAGCAAGAAGAGCTCGAAGAACCAAGGTAAAATAAAACACCTATGTGTTAACGTTCATCTTGTGCCTGTTTCATTTCATCTTTGATTGAAATGGTTTCCGCCGCACATTACACCCCCTTTTCCATCTTCCTCTGCGGACCTGTTTCAGCGGATCGTTTGTGTAGAAGCTAACGTTACCGGCGAGTTCATGTCTGCAGCCCTGAGAAAAGATTTACATTGGATCTAAAGTCGTGGAAATTCTGTTTGACTTGTGAACATGTGTCCGCACAAAGGAGCAAACACGCCTCACTTAACATCGCTGATTACAGCAAGCATCGGTGTTATTTGACGGCTAGCTCCGAGTGCTAAGCTCTTATTTCCGCATTACCAATCCGCCCTTTTCGTGTTGCAGCTTGTTACGTTCAACTGAACGCCACAATATTCACACAGCAATATGTATATTTAAGTCACACGTTAATGCTGTTTTCCATATTAACGAATCAAAATTGCATTAGCATTGACTTTGTGATAATACTGATACCGGTTTCCTTAAGAGGAGAACATCTCAGCTCCAGGCTCCGTTCACTAGTCTCAGAAATCTGCCTTTCTTTGTCTGgtttttgaatatatttatgaaataaTTGAAAGTTAATAATTTTCCAagttaattcagtttttttggaTGGGGGGGGGATTCGGCATGTAGTTGATAATTATGCACACAGTTTGACCTAAACTTACCATCTTTCCATAGTTGGGAAAGTTATGAAACCTGGCCTTAAATTTGTACACTTTCAAAGCAAGTTTGGCATTTTACACTCTTCCCAACAAGAGACTATGTATGAGGGCCACAAGTTTTTAAAAGTACTGTCAATATAAAAGTAGATTTGcattaatatgtttgtttctttttatcccCCTTAGAAATAATGAATGTCTCTCACGAAATAAGCTTGCTGGTGGAGGAGATTCAGCGGCTCGGCAGTAAAAGTGAGTCCACGCTGTCATTCTGTATTGTGGATTGTGTGTTTTACCTTAGATGACCTATTACTTTGGCACAGTTGAACCATTTTGAAGTTTGACTTCAGATTCATCCATCATATTTTAGATGCTGATGGCCAAACCAGTGTGAAGTTTGGCGTGTTGTTTAACGACGACCGTTGTGCCAATATCTTCGAGGCGTTGGTGGGCACCCTAAAGGCTgccaagaagaagaaggtgaTCAGCTTCCAGGGCGAGTTGCTCCTGCAGGGCGTCCACGACAACGTTGACATCATCCTGCTCCAAGACTGATTCCAAGCTTTGGATCAGCTGAGCCTCGAACAACTGTGGGTCTGAACTCAGTGCTTCCGCTTGACACTGAGCttctctttccacttttgttctCTAATGCTCAGGGCTCAGTAGTTGAATTCGAACCCGTTAGACCtaacaaaatatttatgaaCCCATCTGGTATGTTTCAGTATAATTTCATTAGATTTCAATGTGCCATATTTGAgaatattttaggtttttcatGCTCTGAACAACAGGCACAACCACGGTTTTAGATGAcaagtaaaagtgttttttctttccttctcagcCACTGTTGTTTTGTCAACCATTGGTCTGAGAAGTCATTTTGATACACTTTTAAGACTATAAACGCACAAATGAGGAATGTATGCTGTGTAATGCATTAATTTggggcttttgttttgttaaatataatAGTGAAGGGTAATTATCAGAACCAAACGCCTCACTCTGGATACCAACACTCTGCACAGGTTTAATCGGGGCGCTCTGACCCAAGCACACTGCTTCTTTAAAGCTGCGCTATGCAAATTCTCCTCTTATCAGCCTCAAGTGGGAGTTGGGGTTAGGACATGATTAGCTAAAAATCATGgatcataaatgttttttacatataaacGTAGTGCAGCTTTGAAGACAACATTGAGTCATTGCATTTAGTGTTTACATGAGTACATTATACTACCTCCCGTGGACACTTGTAAAAAAGCGTTTTAAGAtcagtgcttttaaaaattaaagagcAGCTCCTTCATACAAACTACGATTACaacagtgcatttaaaaaaaaaaaaggcttatgCACCTTTAAAGTTTGTACTTATTGCATTGTgccaaaatagtttttattccCTCATTTTGTATGTGTTCAATGATGAATTTTCTCTAACAAACTCCAGAACTTGCCTTTTGTGGGAAATACTTGATAAAGTAATTGCGAATGTATTTCTTGTGCAAATTTTACTCGTGCATCAATACAGGGTGAATAAGTCATTCTCAGGACCAACTTAACCAAAATAGGTTAGTTAATTGTCCTGTGGGATAAATTAGGTGTCTCATTTGTGACACGACTTGtgcatttatagttttattagtttttaagaATTATTTTAGAACTCTTTATTCTCTACTGTAGGTCGGATGATACTTGCAGATCACGGGTGACCACTTTTCTTTCCATCAAACTATTTCAAAAGCTCAAcagtaaacaaaacaactttcttTGGGCCTTGAGCCTCCATAGTGTTTAATGAGTGGCTCTAATTGTTTCAATGTGATGGAAAAGATTCATTTCTGAAATACAGTGTTCAGCTTTTTGCCCGAATGTATCAACCACTTGGCAACGACTGTTTTTTTCACACAATGATAAGAACCAAGTGGTCAGTCATGTGAAACCACATCTTATCTGCAGGTTTTATAAGGCCCATTTGCATTCACTGCTGTTTTACCACcctagaaaatattttacattctaGTATTGGGTGTTTGTTTGACTTGATATATTGCATATGAGACCGTTCACTTGATATGTCAGTGGTATATATGGATTATCGTAATCATTAATGAACGAACTGAATCATCAGGAATAGATAAGATCAGTCATATAAAATGAAATCACCATGACTAACAAACAGACTGCGTAGAAGTcagaaataatggaaaaaagaaacatgatgcTAATTCAAATTACAAGTCAACATTTAACAAGAGGAGAAGGTCATGATCAAAAGAGTGCCAGTACCTCGGGGCCAATTCTGTGAACTAGTCGGATGCCTGCATGATGTGTTCAAGTGCATCATTACTGTCTTTTGTATTTGCTATAACACACTTCTAAAGAAGAGGCATTTGTGGAATAATCTGGAGAATAAAATCTTTAAGACTTGAATCACATTTGTGTTTCCTCATTAGTCTTGAGAATTTTATTAGCTATACTGTATTTACCAAATGTGTGTAATGCTAGATTTCAGATCATTTGtggcaataataaaaacaaagtctcGAATCACAGTTTATGTGTTCTTGTAATTGATTGCCTGCTGTGGTGCATTTAGGTGCATGAATATGGCTTTTCAAaggtaaacaaacaaatctcTACGGAGTTTTAGGTGCCTGTAAAAGTAGAGAATTTGGAATATTGCTCAAATATTGTTACCCggtgtgtttatattttgaaaattcagtttttgttgtttttctaaatcACCTTTAGTCATCTTTTTACATGAACAGTATCTAATAATCAACTCTTTAAATCGGTTAGATCTATAAACGCAGTTTAGCGTCCAAATGTTCCTCTTAACTTTCAATTCATCAAAGAACACAAAAAGATTTCAAACATGTAATCGTTGTATAGGAATTGTGATTAATTTGCCATTTATTAATAAAGGTTCCAGTCACTGCACAGAGGTGTGAGTTGATTTGAACGTGTTTGATCATTGAAAAGCATGCGTCCGCcataaaaactcaaataaaaaaagttagatAATAAACTGCTTGCAGGAGACAGAAATGCAGCCTTGGAACGTCCCAGCTCAGCCTGATAAAGTAACTGTGGCcacaaatgctaaataagacAGCTGTGCCTCCCCCACAGGTATGTGACACTGATTTCTTCTCCTCAACAAATGATGAACGCGCTCCCCTCTGTCGGTCTGTTGCTGCTTTCAGGGACTGTGGGAGATGTGAAGTTTTGGTAACCTGAAATCAGTTAGGATGCCACAGTTTTACTGGGTCTCCTTGTCTTTGCTGCATATCCAGCCGTAGATGATTTAACCGAACATGACCTGGCACAGGCACTAGGGCGGAGATGCCAGGGGCCCCATGGGTCAGATCTTTGAAGCTTGTTTGAAGAAGtgcaagaaaacaagaaaatatcCACTGGAGTGCACCAGTGGCAGCAGCCTGATCTGTTGATACAATGCAGGATTGCACATTGTTTACGCCAAACTCTGATCTTGCTGTCTGAATGCTGCAGCAAAAATTGAGTCTCATCACACCAGACAACTTTTTTCAACCCTCTATTGTCTAATTTTAATGAGTCCTTGGGGAACTGTTACCTGTTTGACATGTATCTGgtgttgtgtttctgctgctgtaacatcTGCTCCAAGGTTTGACAAATGCATTCAGAGACTTTTCTGAATACCTTAGTTGTAATGTCATTTAAAGTTACTGCTGCCTTTCTATCACCCCAAACTAGTCTGGCCATTCTCCTCTGATCTCTGGCATCAAAGAGGCATTTTCACCCACGCAACTTATGCTCACTTGATAGTTTCTCTGCATCGCTAAATGCATTGACCTGCTGCCACGTGATAAgctgattagatatttgcattaaacaaaaaagtataataaagtggccagtgagtcctttcggtttatcccttgagttcagggtcgctgcagcggatcattgtctgcatgctgatttggcagtttttacgccggatggccttcctgacgcaacataataaaagattaaaactgtgaaaaaaatgaaataatacacACAAAGAATATAACAAGGCACACCAAACATGGACAATAGGACACACAAGACTATAAGACAATGAGactaatgcacacaaataaataaataacaaatgaaaatcaataaaatcataaaagacaattaaataaattgcatttagataaaaatacagataaaGACAAAATTTTATAAAGCATAAGGGAAAACGAAAAAAGAGAAAGCCAAAtccaaaatttatttttttgtaaatatgcaCAGTATATTAAATTAAGAAATTCAATGAATGATTAGTgcacataaaacatattttaatgaaaagcCAGGCTGAAAAGGAGGGAAATTACGTTTAAAAACTTTGACACTGTCTGTTGATTTGAGTTACGGCAGAGTTAGCAACAGATAAAACAGTGAGAATACACAATCACCGACCTTATCCTTTAACAGAgttcttttaaaatttaaaagctgCGCGATCCGAGCTTTTTCCCGCGTTTGAACGCTTCACGAATCGCCGACAGCCAGTGGAGGGGGCGGGGTCCCATGACGTCAGGGGtgaaagaaaacagcagagcaggaaTCAAAACAAGAGACGGACACGCCTTCGCTCTTAAAGGTTACAGCAGCTTATTCTTTATAGCTGCTGCTGCCCGAACGGCGCTAAACCTCACCTGCCGCCCGCGAAGAGAGCAAAAAGCAACAACCCCGagagaaaaacactgcagaaacaCCAAGAGTCCGCTGCAGACATGGAGTCTACAGAAATGTCAGACAGCGCTGATAGCACTCGTTGATAGAGGTCGAAAATAACACTGACATACGAATCCTGTAAAATGCCCAACCAGAAGAACAACAAGGGCAAGAAAAGCAAACGCACCAACAGTAGTGGAGATGAGCAGGAAAATGGAGCCTGTGCGGCCGCAACAGGAGGCGCGGCCGCGGCGGCGGCTGCTGCTGCACCCAGAAACGAGCGCTTAAGTGGTAAGAGAGGAAACGGACACAGATGTAGAGAAGTTTGGTGATGCTGCCTTCCTGCCAGAGGAAGCTCTGTCTTGTCTGTGCGACTGTGACATACATGCACTGCGACGTTTGCAAATGTTTCCATTCCCCCCCTCATGCACTTCTTTCTTGTCTGGAGAGAACGCGGTGCCAAACTTCGATTTTAAAATGGGACATTTTCTGGGGTCCTGGCTAATCGGCAAACATAGGCTGCATGGGTCGATCACGACTTAAGGCCTAGTATGAatggagagatttttttttaatagtcagCGTATGTGCGAACCAGCAGGGGGCTTGTTCTGAACTGCTCTAAAACCGCGGCTTGGGTCATTGCATTACTCTGATTTTAAAGACCACTGTGGTTTGTTTGGGTACAAGAACATGGTGAGAACAGCAGATATACACGTTTGAATATTGTGGAAGCAGGTACGGTTTGGTGCGTCAGGTCCAAGCCGAATGAGGCGGCCGGTGTTGCTGTTTTGGTGCTATGCGTTGATTCTGAACAGGTTGGATTCCAACCTGACAAGCAGCTGTCCTCTAAGTTGTCACATTTGTGGATGGAGTTTGGCGTCTCGACCTCTTGTTGGACAAGAAATGGGATTTTCACCAACGAAAACGCTCTTACTGCTTGTGAAATGTGGCCTCTCGGAGACCCAGTGGCGCGGCGCGGCGCCGCGCTCCTCTGAATGCCATTGCATAATGATAATGATGGCTGTTAAGTTTGGTGGGCACAGGCCTCAGCTGTCTTTCCCTGACGCGCACCTTGCTCCCAGTTTCTGGTCGTGCGTGGCCTTCCTCCTCGAGGGTAATGCTGACAGCTCACCGCTTGTCTGCGCACTCCAATTCAACTTAATCCCACACAGACTGGAAAAGTTGCCCCGCTTGGCTCCTTGCACTCTCACACGTACCACTGTATAACAGGTTCAGG contains:
- the abracl gene encoding costars family protein ABRACL codes for the protein MNVSHEISLLVEEIQRLGSKNADGQTSVKFGVLFNDDRCANIFEALVGTLKAAKKKKVISFQGELLLQGVHDNVDIILLQD